One segment of Acidovorax sp. DW039 DNA contains the following:
- the hrcA gene encoding heat-inducible transcriptional repressor HrcA, with the protein MLDDRAKLLLKALVERYIADGQPVGSRTLSRASGLDLSPATIRNVMADLEELGLIASPHTSAGRIPTARGYRLFVDTMLTVQRDSLDTPQLAPEQPQKVIANAAHLLSNLSQFVGVVMAPRRTSVFRHIEFLRLSERRFLVIIVSPDGDVQNRVIFTDADYSQSQLIEAANFLNAHYAGLAMEQVRERLRSEVDQLRGEIAALMQAAVTVSSEVLSQAQEEVVISGERNLLSVSDFSSDMGNLRRAFDLFEQKTQILRLLDISSQAEGVRIYIGGESQVVPFEELSVVSAPYEVDGQVVGTLGVIGPTRMPYDKMIQIVDITSKLVSNALSHRK; encoded by the coding sequence ATGCTCGATGACCGTGCCAAGTTGTTGCTCAAAGCGCTGGTCGAGCGCTACATAGCCGATGGGCAGCCCGTGGGATCCCGTACGCTGTCCCGGGCTTCTGGGCTTGACCTGTCGCCTGCCACTATCCGCAACGTCATGGCGGATTTGGAAGAGTTGGGTTTGATCGCCAGCCCTCACACCTCCGCGGGAAGGATCCCGACCGCCCGAGGTTATCGCCTGTTCGTGGACACTATGCTCACCGTTCAGCGTGACAGCCTGGACACTCCCCAACTCGCACCAGAGCAGCCGCAAAAGGTAATTGCTAACGCAGCCCATCTGCTGTCCAACCTGTCCCAATTTGTTGGGGTGGTGATGGCACCGCGAAGAACGTCGGTCTTTAGGCATATCGAATTTTTGCGCCTTTCCGAGCGACGCTTTCTGGTGATCATCGTGTCTCCTGATGGAGATGTTCAGAATCGCGTCATCTTCACTGATGCGGACTACTCTCAGTCTCAATTGATCGAGGCGGCCAACTTCCTCAATGCCCATTACGCAGGGCTTGCCATGGAGCAGGTACGTGAGAGACTCAGGTCAGAGGTGGATCAACTGCGTGGTGAGATTGCAGCGCTGATGCAAGCTGCCGTGACTGTCAGCTCAGAAGTGCTTTCGCAGGCCCAGGAGGAGGTCGTGATCTCAGGTGAGCGAAACCTTCTCTCGGTGAGCGACTTTTCAAGCGACATGGGAAACCTTCGTCGGGCGTTTGATCTCTTTGAGCAGAAGACGCAGATACTGCGCCTTTTGGACATCTCAAGCCAAGCAGAGGGTGTCCGCATTTATATCGGTGGCGAGAGTCAGGTCGTCCCGTTCGAGGAGTTGTCTGTTGTCAGTGCTCCCTATGAGGTGGATGGCCAGGTGGTCGGCACCTTGGGTGTGATTGGCCCCACCCGGATGCCCTACGACAAAATGATCCAGATTGTGGACATCACCTCCAAGCTGGTTTCCAACGCGCTCAGTCACCGCAAATAA
- the gmk gene encoding guanylate kinase, whose translation MEYPGNLFVVAAPSGAGKSSLVKALLELDSHVSPSISHTTRPPRGQEKHGREYFFASQAEFDAMVEADAFVEWAHVHGNRYGTSKKAIEERIAQGADVILEIDFQGALQVKQAFANAVLVFILPPSWEELRSRLERRGEDSPETIELRLKNAATEMEQVHKFDFVIINELFERALFDLKAVVHAQRLKYLAQRRARADTFKSLNIT comes from the coding sequence ATGGAATATCCCGGAAATCTCTTCGTAGTGGCTGCCCCCAGCGGAGCAGGCAAGTCCAGCCTTGTCAAGGCTCTGCTGGAGCTGGACTCCCACGTCAGCCCGTCCATCTCCCACACCACCCGCCCCCCTCGCGGGCAGGAAAAGCATGGGCGCGAGTACTTCTTCGCCTCTCAGGCAGAGTTCGACGCCATGGTGGAGGCCGACGCGTTTGTGGAATGGGCTCACGTGCACGGCAACCGGTACGGCACGTCCAAAAAAGCCATCGAAGAACGCATTGCACAAGGCGCTGACGTCATCCTGGAAATTGATTTTCAGGGCGCATTGCAGGTCAAGCAGGCATTTGCCAATGCCGTATTGGTTTTCATCCTGCCGCCCAGCTGGGAAGAACTGCGCTCGCGTCTGGAACGCCGGGGTGAAGACTCGCCTGAGACCATTGAACTGCGCCTGAAGAACGCCGCCACCGAGATGGAGCAGGTTCACAAATTCGACTTCGTTATAATCAACGAATTGTTTGAACGAGCCCTTTTTGACCTGAAGGCTGTCGTTCACGCCCAGCGACTCAAGTACCTGGCCCAGCGCCGCGCCCGCGCTGACACCTTCAAGTCGCTCAACATCACCTGA
- a CDS encoding serine/threonine-protein kinase, whose product MSKIKPAPLPPDTMLGGYRVIRRVSSGGFGVVYLAVDTEGQQVAIKEYLPSSLATRAPGELLPKVAPEKLSLYRLGLKSFFEEGRSLAQISHASVVSVLNFFRENETVYMVMNYLEGATLQDFIITARDLKTQKVFRESTIRSLFDEVLRGLRIVHQHKMLHLDIKPANIFITDDNKAVMIDFGAAREVLSKEGNFIRPMYTPGFAAPEMYRRDSQMGPWTDIYAIGACIYACMQGFPPNEAPQRIEKDRLSLALTKLRGVYSDNLIEVVEWCMALDPLSRPQSVFALQKELSREGERRYTKLTVAEKMRLQLDTLVSDTKKNVQKVGEATGIGVKPK is encoded by the coding sequence ATGTCAAAAATCAAGCCGGCCCCTTTGCCGCCAGACACCATGCTGGGTGGATACCGCGTCATCCGCAGAGTCTCCTCCGGTGGTTTTGGCGTGGTGTACTTGGCGGTCGATACCGAGGGGCAGCAAGTCGCCATCAAGGAATACCTGCCTTCATCCCTTGCCACGCGCGCGCCCGGCGAGTTGCTGCCCAAGGTGGCTCCCGAAAAGCTGTCCCTCTACCGCCTCGGTCTCAAGAGCTTTTTTGAGGAAGGCCGCTCCCTCGCGCAGATTTCGCACGCTTCGGTGGTGAGCGTGCTCAATTTCTTCCGCGAAAACGAAACCGTCTACATGGTGATGAACTACCTGGAGGGTGCCACCCTGCAGGACTTCATCATCACCGCGCGCGACCTGAAAACGCAGAAGGTGTTCCGAGAGTCCACCATCCGCTCTTTGTTTGACGAAGTGCTGCGTGGGCTTCGCATCGTGCACCAGCACAAGATGCTGCACCTGGACATCAAACCCGCCAACATCTTCATCACAGACGACAACAAGGCGGTGATGATTGACTTTGGCGCGGCCCGAGAGGTGCTGAGCAAGGAAGGCAACTTCATCCGCCCCATGTACACCCCCGGCTTTGCCGCCCCCGAGATGTACCGACGCGACTCGCAGATGGGGCCATGGACCGACATCTACGCCATTGGTGCCTGCATTTATGCCTGCATGCAGGGCTTTCCTCCCAACGAGGCTCCGCAGCGTATTGAGAAAGACCGCCTTTCCCTGGCGCTGACCAAGCTGCGCGGGGTGTATTCAGACAACCTCATTGAAGTGGTGGAATGGTGCATGGCGCTGGACCCTTTGTCGCGTCCCCAGTCGGTGTTTGCCCTGCAAAAAGAGCTGAGCCGCGAAGGCGAGCGCCGCTACACCAAGCTCACGGTGGCCGAAAAAATGCGTCTGCAGTTGGACACGCTCGTGTCCGACACCAAGAAAAATGTGCAAAAGGTGGGCGAAGCCACCGGAATCGGGGTCAAGCCCAAATGA
- a CDS encoding PP2C family serine/threonine-protein phosphatase, whose amino-acid sequence MKFSVFQISRRGGREKNEDRMGYCYTRESGLFVLADGMGGHPEGEVAAQIALQTVSALFQKQAKPQIQDVQEFLSGALLAAHHQILRYASEKGMIDTPRTTLVAAVIQGGSASWIHCGDSRLYMVRDGELLTRTRDHSYMELRNAPPPGLDRINRNVLFTCLGSPTKPIYDITGPVYLEQGDRILLCSDGLWGTLSDDQISKELARQPVSHAVPELVEEALRKAGDSSDNVTVVALEWETPDAFESTQGVSTDSISDDVFASTIQAGPLDGLVDDLDDAAIERSIAEINEAIRRSAARRG is encoded by the coding sequence ATGAAGTTTTCGGTATTCCAGATCAGCCGCCGCGGAGGCCGCGAAAAAAACGAAGACCGCATGGGCTACTGCTACACGCGGGAGTCCGGCCTGTTTGTGCTGGCCGACGGCATGGGGGGCCATCCTGAAGGGGAAGTGGCTGCGCAGATTGCGTTGCAGACCGTCTCGGCCCTGTTCCAAAAGCAGGCCAAGCCGCAGATTCAGGATGTGCAGGAGTTTCTGTCGGGCGCACTGCTGGCAGCCCACCACCAAATCCTGCGGTATGCCAGCGAGAAGGGCATGATCGACACGCCTCGCACCACCCTGGTGGCTGCTGTCATTCAGGGGGGCTCGGCGTCCTGGATTCACTGCGGGGATTCGCGCCTGTATATGGTGCGCGATGGCGAGCTGCTCACCCGCACGCGCGACCACTCGTACATGGAGTTGCGCAACGCTCCGCCCCCCGGGCTGGATCGCATCAACCGCAACGTACTCTTCACCTGCCTGGGCTCGCCCACCAAACCCATCTACGACATTACCGGCCCGGTGTACCTGGAGCAGGGCGATCGCATCCTGCTGTGCTCCGATGGCCTGTGGGGCACGCTCAGCGATGACCAGATTTCGAAGGAGCTGGCCCGCCAGCCGGTATCGCACGCAGTGCCTGAACTGGTGGAAGAGGCGCTGCGCAAGGCGGGCGACAGCAGCGACAACGTGACCGTGGTGGCCCTGGAATGGGAGACGCCCGATGCGTTCGAGTCCACCCAGGGCGTGTCCACCGACAGCATCAGCGACGATGTGTTTGCCTCCACCATCCAGGCGGGCCCGCTTGATGGCTTGGTGGATGACCTGGACGACGCCGCCATCGAGCGCTCCATCGCTGAAATCAACGAGGCCATTCGCCGCTCTGCCGCGCGCCGCGGCTGA
- a CDS encoding bifunctional (p)ppGpp synthetase/guanosine-3',5'-bis(diphosphate) 3'-pyrophosphohydrolase: MNAVLNSPSATQTRPGESQSPASPHAAAANAAAASFAALTENLDYLDAASIEQVRQAYKFADEAHLGQLRNSGEPYITHPIAVAAQCASWKLDAQALMAALLHDAMEDCGVTKADLIDRFGAPVAELVDGLTKLDKLQFNTREENQAESFRKMLLAMARDVRVILIKLADRTHNMRTLSDMPRSKWGRISSETLEIYAPIAHRLGLNQTYRELQDLAFRHLHPWRYATLAKAVNKARNRRRDLIQRVQTEVDAAFSRIGMKVRLAGREKTLYAIYQKMDLKHLSFAQVTDIYGFRVIVPTVTDCYTALGVLHQMYKPVPGKFKDHIAIAKLNGYQSLHTTLVGPSGINIEFQMRTDEMHIVAEAGVAAHWLYKAQDADGTAAERLGTKWLQSLLDIQNETRDAAEFWDHVKVDLFPDAVYVFTPKSQIMALPRGATVVDFAYAIHSNVGDRTTAAKINNELVPLRTELKNGDVVEIITAPVSTPNPAWLGFVRTGRARSKIRHYLKTLAHTESEGLGEKLLTQAIRAEGLEQLPPDEEENHALWEKLLRFTGNRSRGELMADLGLGKRIASIVAKRLVVLLGEHGHRPDALLLTRERYTSHENLSQGAVTLDGSENASVQYAPCCRPVPGDQIVGYLGRGEGLVVHNAHCGVAKRLQHKDSERFIAVDWADEPTRMFETGVVVTVSNGKGVLARIAQELAHSEADITHVDMDDEGALDTIDLRFIVAVRDQAHLESALRNLRRTQAVIRAARITPQNG; the protein is encoded by the coding sequence ATGAACGCGGTGCTCAATTCACCTTCTGCAACGCAGACCCGACCTGGCGAAAGCCAGTCCCCCGCCAGCCCTCACGCCGCAGCAGCCAATGCAGCTGCGGCCAGCTTTGCTGCGCTGACAGAAAACCTCGACTATCTGGACGCAGCCAGCATCGAACAGGTACGGCAAGCCTACAAATTCGCGGACGAAGCGCACCTGGGGCAGCTCCGCAACAGCGGCGAACCCTACATCACGCACCCCATTGCAGTGGCAGCGCAGTGTGCCAGCTGGAAGCTGGACGCGCAGGCTTTGATGGCAGCGCTTTTGCACGATGCCATGGAAGACTGCGGTGTCACCAAGGCAGATTTGATTGATCGCTTCGGAGCACCCGTGGCGGAGTTGGTCGATGGGCTGACCAAACTGGACAAACTCCAGTTCAACACCCGCGAGGAAAACCAGGCCGAGTCCTTTCGCAAGATGCTGTTGGCCATGGCCCGCGATGTGCGGGTGATCCTGATCAAGCTGGCCGACCGTACGCACAACATGCGTACCCTGTCGGACATGCCGCGCAGCAAGTGGGGACGCATTTCGTCGGAAACCCTGGAAATCTATGCACCGATTGCACACAGGTTGGGCCTGAACCAGACTTATCGCGAATTGCAGGATCTCGCCTTCCGGCACCTCCACCCCTGGCGCTATGCCACGCTGGCCAAGGCGGTCAACAAGGCACGCAACCGTCGCCGTGATCTTATCCAGCGCGTTCAGACAGAGGTGGACGCCGCATTCAGCCGCATCGGCATGAAGGTACGCCTAGCCGGTCGTGAAAAAACCCTGTACGCCATCTATCAAAAGATGGACCTCAAGCACCTGAGCTTTGCCCAGGTGACAGACATCTATGGTTTCCGGGTGATTGTGCCTACGGTGACGGACTGCTACACCGCCTTGGGGGTGCTGCACCAGATGTACAAGCCCGTTCCTGGAAAGTTCAAGGACCATATCGCGATTGCCAAGCTCAACGGCTACCAGTCGTTGCACACCACCTTGGTGGGCCCATCCGGTATCAACATTGAATTCCAGATGCGCACCGATGAAATGCACATCGTTGCGGAGGCTGGAGTGGCGGCACACTGGCTCTACAAGGCGCAGGATGCGGACGGCACCGCTGCGGAGAGACTGGGCACCAAGTGGTTGCAGTCTCTGCTCGACATACAGAACGAAACACGGGATGCAGCCGAGTTCTGGGACCACGTCAAGGTGGATCTGTTTCCCGATGCCGTTTACGTGTTCACACCCAAGAGCCAGATCATGGCACTGCCACGCGGAGCCACGGTGGTAGATTTCGCTTATGCCATTCACAGCAATGTGGGTGACCGCACGACAGCAGCGAAGATCAACAACGAACTGGTGCCCTTGCGCACAGAGCTCAAGAACGGCGATGTGGTGGAGATCATCACAGCCCCCGTATCTACACCGAACCCTGCCTGGCTTGGTTTTGTGCGCACTGGCAGAGCCCGCTCCAAAATCCGCCACTACCTCAAGACCCTGGCACACACCGAGTCTGAAGGGCTGGGGGAAAAGCTGCTGACCCAGGCCATCCGGGCCGAGGGCCTGGAGCAGTTGCCACCAGACGAGGAGGAAAACCACGCCCTGTGGGAAAAGCTCTTGCGCTTCACCGGCAATCGCAGCCGCGGCGAACTGATGGCTGACCTGGGACTGGGCAAGCGGATAGCCAGTATCGTGGCCAAGCGTCTGGTAGTGCTTCTGGGAGAGCATGGCCACCGACCCGACGCCCTACTGCTGACCCGCGAACGCTACACATCGCATGAGAATTTGTCTCAAGGCGCAGTAACACTGGACGGCAGCGAGAACGCATCCGTACAGTACGCGCCTTGTTGCCGCCCAGTACCTGGAGACCAGATTGTGGGCTACCTGGGCCGCGGCGAGGGCCTGGTGGTGCACAACGCCCACTGCGGTGTCGCCAAACGCCTGCAACACAAAGACAGCGAAAGATTCATTGCGGTGGACTGGGCCGATGAACCCACACGCATGTTTGAGACCGGAGTGGTCGTCACCGTGTCGAATGGCAAGGGCGTGCTCGCGCGCATCGCTCAGGAACTGGCCCACTCGGAAGCGGACATCACCCATGTGGACATGGACGACGAAGGGGCTTTGGACACCATAGATCTGCGATTCATTGTGGCAGTACGCGACCAGGCCCATCTGGAATCAGCGCTCCGCAACCTGCGCCGTACGCAGGCAGTCATCCGTGCCGCAAGAATCACCCCGCAGAACGGTTAG
- a CDS encoding NAD kinase yields the protein MTLKFRRIALIGKYQASTAPSMTDSSLKALQEIASFMSSLGCEVLLEAETAANTGLSQYPSVEVDAIANCDLGLVVGGDGTMLGIARRLARHNVPLIGINQGRLGFITDIPFEAYQATLGPMLQGEYEEDSRPLMHARVMRAEEMVFEAFAMNDVVVNRGGTSGMVELRVEVGGRFVSNQRADGLIIASPTGSTAYSLSAGGPMLHPSIPGWVLVPIAPHTLSNRPIVLSDAVEVAVEVVSGRDVSANFDMQSLASLQHGDRILVRRSEHSVRFLHPVGWNYFATLRKKLRWNEGGS from the coding sequence ATGACCTTGAAATTCCGTCGCATCGCCTTGATTGGCAAGTACCAGGCCTCTACTGCACCCAGCATGACCGACAGCAGCCTGAAGGCTTTGCAGGAAATAGCAAGCTTCATGAGCAGTCTGGGCTGTGAGGTTTTGCTGGAAGCGGAAACCGCAGCCAATACCGGACTCTCACAATACCCATCAGTAGAAGTGGATGCAATCGCCAACTGCGACTTGGGTCTGGTGGTGGGAGGGGATGGCACCATGCTCGGAATTGCGAGGCGGCTTGCCCGGCACAACGTTCCCCTCATTGGTATCAATCAGGGCCGTCTCGGCTTCATCACAGATATTCCGTTCGAGGCATACCAAGCCACTCTGGGCCCGATGCTGCAAGGCGAATACGAAGAGGACTCGCGTCCCTTGATGCACGCCCGTGTGATGCGGGCTGAAGAGATGGTCTTCGAAGCATTCGCCATGAATGATGTGGTAGTGAATCGGGGTGGAACATCGGGCATGGTGGAGCTGCGTGTGGAGGTTGGCGGAAGGTTCGTATCGAACCAACGCGCAGACGGCCTGATCATTGCTTCACCCACAGGGTCCACAGCCTACTCCCTTTCAGCTGGTGGCCCCATGCTCCACCCCTCCATTCCAGGGTGGGTTTTGGTTCCTATCGCGCCGCACACGCTCTCGAACAGACCCATCGTTCTTTCGGACGCTGTTGAAGTCGCGGTCGAGGTGGTGAGTGGCCGCGATGTCAGCGCCAATTTTGATATGCAGTCGCTTGCATCGCTGCAACACGGAGACCGAATTCTGGTGCGCCGATCGGAACATTCCGTGCGTTTCCTTCATCCCGTGGGCTGGAACTACTTTGCGACATTGCGCAAAAAGCTGCGCTGGAACGAAGGAGGGTCCTGA
- the recN gene encoding DNA repair protein RecN, which yields MPLKRIILRDFVIVEALDLELRSGFTVLTGETGAGKSILIDALQIVLGARAESSVVREGASKADICAEFDTPAHVHEWLDESGLEHDGTLLLRRTIDVQGKSRGWINGTPVTATQLRALGEQLLDIHGQHAWQSLTRAEAVRGLLDAYAGSSSTQTSECWSRWREDLKALAQAHAAQATLQQERDRLQWQIAELEKLAPEPGEWEELEATHKRLSNAQALIDAAQSALAVMEDEDGGVLAGLAKTLDALESQEHVEPEFRNMADIVSSSLAQASDVAHSLQTYLRRTDVDPQRLAELDSRISSWLQLSRKYRRPPSDLPALLHEWKSVMAQLDASSDLNALTKAAEASEAAYLSAARSLSVARTKAAPRLSSAITKAMQGMGMQGGRFEVSVKKQAEPAAHGLDEITFLVAGHPGTSPKPIGKVASGGELSRISLAIAVTTSQLGKAPTLIFDEVDSGVGGAVAETVGRLMQRLGKDRQVLAVTHLPQVAACANHHLKVSKSRTKADTTSSVTSVTEEMRIAEIARMLGGERATATSLAHAAEMLQSAQLEGGNRHAT from the coding sequence ATGCCCCTCAAGCGCATCATCTTGCGCGATTTCGTGATTGTGGAGGCTCTCGATCTTGAGCTGCGTTCTGGCTTTACCGTACTCACAGGAGAAACAGGCGCTGGCAAGTCCATATTGATCGATGCCCTGCAAATCGTTCTGGGGGCCAGGGCGGAATCTTCCGTGGTGCGAGAAGGAGCGAGCAAAGCGGACATCTGCGCAGAGTTCGACACACCTGCGCATGTGCACGAGTGGCTGGATGAATCGGGACTCGAACATGATGGAACGCTGTTGCTGCGCAGAACCATCGATGTCCAGGGTAAGAGTCGCGGCTGGATCAATGGGACTCCGGTCACAGCGACTCAACTACGCGCTCTGGGTGAGCAATTGCTGGATATCCACGGACAGCACGCTTGGCAAAGCCTGACGCGGGCAGAGGCCGTGCGAGGTCTGCTGGACGCCTACGCCGGTAGCTCATCAACACAGACATCAGAATGCTGGAGTCGCTGGCGAGAAGACCTGAAAGCCCTGGCACAAGCGCATGCTGCCCAGGCAACTCTGCAACAGGAGCGGGATCGGCTGCAGTGGCAAATTGCAGAGCTTGAAAAGCTCGCACCGGAGCCGGGTGAGTGGGAAGAACTGGAAGCCACGCACAAGCGCCTCTCAAACGCCCAGGCGCTGATTGACGCAGCACAGAGTGCGTTGGCAGTGATGGAAGACGAGGACGGTGGAGTTCTTGCTGGTCTTGCCAAGACTCTGGATGCTCTTGAAAGCCAAGAGCATGTGGAGCCGGAATTTAGGAACATGGCAGATATCGTTTCATCCAGCCTGGCGCAGGCAAGTGATGTTGCGCACTCTTTGCAGACCTACCTGCGCCGGACAGATGTCGATCCGCAGAGGTTGGCAGAACTGGACAGCAGAATTTCCTCTTGGCTCCAGCTCTCCCGCAAGTACAGAAGACCACCCAGCGATTTGCCTGCACTGTTGCACGAATGGAAAAGCGTAATGGCGCAACTGGATGCGTCCAGTGATCTAAATGCATTGACCAAAGCGGCTGAAGCCAGCGAAGCGGCCTACTTGTCTGCAGCCCGCTCACTCTCAGTGGCCCGTACCAAGGCAGCGCCCAGGCTTTCATCTGCTATCACCAAGGCCATGCAAGGCATGGGAATGCAGGGGGGGCGCTTTGAAGTGAGCGTAAAAAAACAGGCTGAGCCCGCAGCACACGGACTGGACGAAATCACTTTTCTGGTGGCCGGTCATCCGGGCACAAGCCCTAAACCGATTGGGAAAGTGGCCTCAGGCGGTGAACTGTCGCGAATCTCTCTGGCTATCGCTGTGACAACCAGTCAGTTAGGCAAGGCTCCCACACTGATATTCGACGAAGTGGACTCGGGTGTGGGCGGAGCTGTGGCTGAGACCGTTGGACGGCTCATGCAGCGCCTTGGCAAGGATCGGCAAGTGCTGGCGGTAACCCATCTACCCCAAGTTGCCGCATGTGCGAATCATCATTTGAAAGTCTCCAAGAGCCGCACCAAGGCGGATACCACCAGTTCGGTAACGTCCGTGACAGAAGAGATGCGAATTGCCGAGATTGCCCGCATGCTCGGGGGTGAGCGAGCCACTGCAACCAGCTTGGCACATGCAGCTGAAATGCTTCAGTCTGCACAACTGGAAGGGGGAA
- a CDS encoding YicC/YloC family endoribonuclease, which translates to MPVYSMTGYASAQHGGSAGGAETEGRATQNRRLGLEIRSVNSRFLDLSFRLPDDLRSLEPALRSLLTAKLKRGKVEVRAAIENEDGNALQDPPARLLQRLNSLQDSVKAWLPNATPLSVADALRLCANANSGTEDWSEAVPALAEEALTALIAAREREGKRLAAMVLDRVKQLRSLAQQAVPLVPQLVEQQRQRFMERWKEAMALTDGATLPEAARDRALTEATAFAIRIDVAEEITRLESHLDEIERLLKKGGEVGKRLDFLIQELHREANTLGSKSAALDLTRISVDMKVLIEQMREQVQNIE; encoded by the coding sequence ATGCCAGTTTACAGCATGACCGGATACGCCAGCGCACAGCACGGCGGGTCTGCCGGCGGCGCTGAAACCGAGGGCCGCGCCACCCAAAACCGCAGGCTGGGGCTGGAGATCCGGTCGGTCAACAGCCGCTTTCTGGACCTCTCTTTCCGCCTGCCCGATGACCTTCGCTCTCTGGAGCCTGCACTGCGCAGCCTGCTGACGGCCAAGCTCAAACGCGGCAAGGTGGAAGTGCGAGCGGCCATCGAAAACGAGGACGGCAATGCCCTGCAAGACCCACCCGCACGCCTGTTGCAGCGCCTGAACTCGCTGCAGGACTCCGTCAAGGCATGGCTGCCCAACGCAACACCCTTGAGCGTGGCCGATGCCTTGCGCCTGTGCGCCAATGCCAATTCAGGCACCGAGGACTGGAGCGAGGCTGTGCCAGCGCTGGCTGAAGAGGCTCTCACAGCGCTCATCGCAGCCCGTGAGCGCGAGGGCAAGCGCTTGGCGGCCATGGTGCTTGACCGGGTCAAACAGCTCCGCAGCCTCGCCCAGCAGGCCGTCCCTCTCGTTCCCCAACTGGTGGAACAGCAACGTCAGCGGTTCATGGAGCGCTGGAAAGAGGCCATGGCGCTCACCGACGGAGCCACCCTGCCCGAAGCTGCACGCGACCGGGCCCTGACCGAGGCCACAGCGTTTGCCATCCGCATCGATGTGGCGGAAGAGATCACCCGTCTTGAATCTCACCTGGATGAAATCGAGCGGCTCCTGAAAAAAGGTGGGGAGGTGGGCAAGCGACTCGATTTCCTCATTCAGGAATTGCACCGCGAAGCCAACACGCTGGGCTCCAAATCCGCCGCGCTCGACCTCACACGCATCAGCGTAGACATGAAGGTGCTGATCGAGCAGATGCGCGAACAAGTGCAAAATATCGAGTAA
- the greB gene encoding transcription elongation factor GreB: MSKAFTKETDTDDGDEVALPPLPAGGKNYMTPAGYARLKSELLALIDEERPKVVEAVHWAASNGDRSENGDYLYGKKRLREIDRRIRFLTKRLEIAEVVDPALHFGSEQVFFGATVTYADDEGVQRTITIMGIDEADSHAGQVSWISPVARALLKARIGDEVPLPTPGGVRSLEVVDVSYPAPERK, from the coding sequence ATGAGCAAAGCTTTCACCAAGGAAACTGACACGGACGACGGCGACGAGGTGGCGCTTCCCCCGCTGCCTGCGGGAGGAAAAAACTATATGACTCCTGCGGGGTATGCCCGCTTGAAGTCAGAGTTGCTGGCTTTAATTGATGAAGAACGTCCCAAAGTGGTGGAGGCAGTCCACTGGGCTGCCAGCAATGGTGACCGTTCGGAGAATGGTGACTATCTGTACGGCAAAAAGCGCTTGCGTGAGATTGATCGGCGCATTCGCTTTTTGACCAAGCGCCTGGAGATTGCAGAAGTGGTCGATCCTGCACTGCACTTTGGAAGCGAGCAGGTGTTCTTCGGTGCCACTGTCACCTATGCTGATGACGAGGGCGTTCAGCGTACCATCACCATCATGGGAATCGACGAAGCTGATAGCCACGCAGGACAGGTCAGCTGGATATCTCCCGTGGCGCGTGCCTTGCTCAAGGCGCGTATTGGGGACGAAGTGCCGCTACCGACCCCAGGTGGAGTGCGCTCACTCGAGGTAGTGGATGTCAGCTACCCGGCGCCCGAGCGCAAATAG
- the rpoZ gene encoding DNA-directed RNA polymerase subunit omega: protein MARITVEDCLEKIPNRFQLVLAATYRARMLSQGHAPRIESRNKPAVTALREIAEGKVGLEMLKKVPG, encoded by the coding sequence ATGGCACGCATCACTGTAGAAGACTGTCTGGAAAAGATCCCCAACCGTTTCCAGCTCGTGTTGGCCGCCACGTACCGTGCTCGCATGCTGAGCCAAGGCCATGCCCCCCGCATCGAGAGCCGCAACAAACCTGCCGTGACCGCACTGCGCGAGATCGCCGAAGGCAAGGTTGGCCTGGAAATGCTGAAAAAGGTTCCTGGTTGA